One genomic region from Stackebrandtia nassauensis DSM 44728 encodes:
- a CDS encoding SLC13 family permease: MSAELISILVLVAVFAIATTRSVNMGALSFTAAFAVGTLVAGLDAEGIFAGFPGDLFVVLVGVTYLFALARANGTTDWLVHGAVRLVGGRVALIPWMMFAVTGLLTAIGAVSPAAVAIVAPIALGFASRYQISPLLMGVMVVHGAQGGGFSPISVYGAIVNGIVDKEDLPGSPIVLFLASLLVNLVIAAILFVLCGGLKLPRHVAAKDEAADPERDALNPARITTLFALAALVVAVLGFNLDAGLTAITLAAALSVVWPKSSRDAVGQITWPTVLLICGVLTYVAVLEQMGTIDYAGTSVSQIGVPLLGALLICYIGALVSAFASSVGIMGALIPLAIPFLALGDIGAIGMVTALAISSTVVDVSPFSTNGALVLASAAEVDRERFFRQLMIYGGIVVAAVPPIVWLALVVPGFG; encoded by the coding sequence ATGTCAGCCGAACTCATCTCCATCCTCGTCCTGGTGGCCGTCTTCGCCATCGCCACCACCCGTTCCGTCAACATGGGCGCGCTGTCGTTCACCGCCGCCTTCGCCGTCGGCACCCTGGTCGCCGGACTCGACGCCGAGGGCATCTTCGCCGGATTCCCCGGCGACCTGTTCGTCGTCCTCGTCGGCGTCACCTACCTGTTCGCGCTCGCCCGCGCCAACGGCACCACCGACTGGCTGGTGCACGGCGCCGTGCGGCTGGTCGGCGGCCGGGTCGCGCTGATCCCGTGGATGATGTTCGCCGTCACCGGTCTGCTCACCGCGATCGGCGCCGTCAGCCCGGCGGCGGTCGCGATCGTCGCCCCCATCGCGCTGGGCTTCGCCAGCCGGTACCAGATCAGCCCGCTGCTGATGGGCGTCATGGTGGTGCACGGGGCGCAGGGCGGCGGCTTCTCGCCGATCAGCGTCTACGGCGCCATCGTCAACGGCATCGTCGACAAGGAGGACCTGCCCGGCAGCCCGATCGTGCTGTTCCTGGCCAGCCTGCTCGTCAACCTCGTCATCGCCGCGATCCTGTTCGTCCTGTGTGGCGGCTTGAAGCTGCCCCGGCACGTCGCGGCGAAGGACGAGGCCGCCGATCCCGAACGCGACGCGCTCAACCCGGCCCGGATCACCACGCTGTTCGCGCTGGCGGCGCTGGTCGTCGCGGTGCTCGGCTTCAACCTGGACGCCGGACTGACCGCCATCACGCTGGCCGCCGCGCTGAGCGTCGTGTGGCCCAAGTCCAGCCGGGACGCCGTCGGCCAGATCACCTGGCCCACCGTCCTGCTCATCTGCGGGGTACTGACCTATGTGGCGGTACTGGAGCAGATGGGGACCATCGACTACGCGGGCACCAGCGTCAGCCAGATCGGCGTTCCGCTGCTGGGGGCGCTGCTGATCTGCTACATCGGCGCGCTGGTGTCGGCGTTCGCGTCCTCGGTGGGGATCATGGGCGCGTTGATACCGCTGGCGATCCCGTTCTTGGCGCTGGGCGACATCGGCGCGATCGGGATGGTCACCGCGCTCGCGATCTCGTCCACTGTGGTTGATGTGAGTCCGTTCTCCACCAACGGGGCCCTGGTACTGGCCAGTGCCGCCGAGGTCGACCGGGAGCGGTTCTTCCGGCAGTTGATGATCTATGGAGGCATCGTGGTCGCCGCGGTGCCGCCGATAGTGTGGCTCGCCCTCGTCGTGCCGGGCTTCGGCTGA
- a CDS encoding helix-turn-helix transcriptional regulator, producing the protein MATPAPASAPPRADVLAELRSTLERHHRVVVRGPAGVGKSVLLDRLKSEWDGDVVLAAYPGRTGVPFATLAELFADVEAGWLDALTPPRRAAVETLLRLREAPESGLDLIGLRLALRELLRRVTAANRVWFVVDAAERCDEQSLDLLIGLWRHLPAHRVRVLLSTRDAELSGRLAGTGAREIAVPLWSSTEIRELLAPLALPHRQVSQVCRASGGLPGLASRIGEALAAAPGDAADHRTAILPLAEAVTGELLTELSPRARNTTLVAALATHATERQLRQAGCGSAHRDLAEAVRLGLVELTETGEVAFHAEAIRDALVAKASERTIRRVHRTLAQVVTDPVASVRHRALAADRRQPELASELDKTVPVAQRTGEVALAAELALMAAELTPSDDTAALIRRWLSACQHAGSAGRVDWVERAAKAVCDLSEDPNDRLRARMAVIDAVGQDFGKVRQTFAAAESEARGDNRTDPGLHAELLTWMAWRTYVCDTNPSEVLSLSRRAAVLAERGGNSLVHMQALTMVARMQRFLGLPGDETTLRRAVAVAPLPVRDVAGSANFLRARHALFDDRLDTAREQFTELLSLAERLGELKSLTEVLRSLAEVELRGGDCQAARAHIARAMDLLAGSDLSPSPVWYVAALVETHAGDRDRAMILARQGLASAREDNDVVFTARNEYVLGLLRLYRGHAEAAVRSLRETAALDDRCGVTDPSPLPFHGDLAEALVHTGQNEAALAVLNRARDTATRLGRHSVLPRLDLAESAHRIAVGDHQAAAVLLKRALTEFTHYGLQLERGRTLLATASLERRRRKRARARELLTEAATLFAECQATPWRRQAETARAQLEHQRHGAPDEIAALTAGESRVVRLVAEGATNRQVASTLDVSVKTVEASLTRIYRKLGIQTRTQLAGYRRPDEPGA; encoded by the coding sequence ATGGCCACCCCAGCACCGGCTTCGGCGCCGCCGCGCGCCGACGTCCTGGCCGAACTCCGCTCCACCCTGGAGCGGCACCATCGGGTGGTCGTGCGCGGCCCGGCGGGGGTCGGCAAGTCGGTGCTGCTCGACCGACTTAAGTCCGAATGGGACGGTGACGTGGTGCTGGCGGCGTACCCGGGTCGCACCGGTGTGCCGTTCGCGACGCTGGCGGAGCTGTTCGCCGACGTCGAAGCCGGTTGGCTCGACGCACTGACGCCGCCGCGACGGGCCGCCGTCGAGACGCTGCTGCGGTTGCGGGAGGCGCCCGAGAGCGGACTGGACCTGATCGGACTGCGGCTGGCGCTGCGGGAACTGCTGCGGCGCGTCACCGCCGCGAACCGGGTGTGGTTCGTCGTCGACGCCGCCGAGCGTTGCGACGAGCAGAGCCTGGACCTGCTCATCGGCCTGTGGCGCCATCTTCCCGCGCACCGTGTGCGGGTGCTGCTGTCCACACGCGACGCCGAACTGTCGGGGCGGCTGGCCGGAACCGGCGCGCGCGAGATCGCCGTCCCACTGTGGAGCAGCACCGAGATCCGGGAGCTGCTCGCTCCGCTGGCGTTGCCGCACCGGCAGGTCTCGCAGGTGTGCCGGGCCAGCGGCGGACTGCCGGGGCTGGCGAGCCGGATCGGCGAGGCCCTGGCCGCCGCGCCGGGCGACGCGGCCGACCACCGCACGGCGATCCTGCCGCTGGCCGAGGCCGTCACCGGCGAACTGCTCACCGAGCTGTCACCGCGCGCCCGCAACACGACCCTGGTCGCGGCGCTGGCCACCCACGCCACCGAGCGGCAGTTGCGGCAGGCCGGTTGCGGGTCGGCGCATCGCGACCTCGCCGAGGCGGTCCGGCTCGGCCTGGTCGAGCTCACCGAAACCGGCGAGGTCGCCTTCCACGCCGAGGCGATTCGGGACGCGTTGGTGGCCAAGGCATCCGAGCGCACCATCCGGCGCGTCCACCGGACACTGGCGCAGGTGGTGACCGACCCGGTGGCCTCGGTGCGGCACCGCGCGCTGGCGGCGGACCGTCGGCAACCGGAGCTGGCGTCCGAACTGGACAAGACCGTGCCGGTCGCGCAGCGCACCGGCGAGGTGGCGCTGGCTGCGGAGCTGGCGCTGATGGCCGCCGAGCTGACGCCGTCCGACGACACCGCCGCCCTGATCCGGCGCTGGCTGAGCGCCTGCCAGCACGCGGGTTCGGCCGGTCGGGTCGACTGGGTGGAACGCGCCGCCAAGGCCGTGTGCGACCTGTCGGAGGACCCCAACGACCGGCTCCGGGCCCGGATGGCGGTCATCGACGCGGTCGGGCAGGACTTCGGGAAGGTGCGCCAGACCTTCGCCGCCGCCGAGTCCGAGGCGCGCGGCGACAACCGCACCGATCCCGGCCTGCACGCGGAACTGCTGACCTGGATGGCTTGGCGCACCTACGTCTGCGACACCAATCCGTCCGAAGTGCTGTCGCTGTCGCGCCGGGCGGCGGTACTGGCCGAACGGGGCGGGAACTCGCTGGTCCACATGCAGGCGTTGACGATGGTGGCCCGGATGCAGCGGTTCCTGGGGCTGCCCGGGGACGAGACCACGCTGCGCCGGGCCGTCGCCGTGGCCCCGCTGCCGGTCCGCGACGTCGCCGGTTCGGCGAACTTCCTGCGGGCCCGGCACGCGCTGTTCGACGACCGGCTCGACACCGCCCGGGAACAGTTCACCGAACTGCTGTCGCTGGCGGAACGGTTGGGGGAACTCAAGAGCCTCACCGAGGTGCTGCGCAGCCTGGCCGAGGTCGAGCTACGGGGCGGCGACTGCCAGGCCGCCCGCGCGCACATCGCCCGCGCCATGGACCTGCTGGCCGGAAGCGATCTGTCGCCCAGCCCGGTCTGGTACGTGGCCGCGCTGGTGGAGACCCACGCCGGGGACCGGGACCGGGCGATGATCCTGGCCCGGCAGGGCCTCGCCTCGGCCCGCGAGGACAACGACGTCGTGTTCACCGCCCGCAACGAGTACGTGCTCGGGCTGCTGCGGCTGTACCGGGGGCACGCCGAGGCGGCGGTGCGCAGCCTGCGGGAGACCGCCGCGCTCGACGACCGGTGCGGGGTCACCGATCCGTCGCCGCTGCCGTTCCACGGCGACCTCGCCGAAGCGCTCGTCCACACCGGACAGAACGAGGCGGCGCTCGCGGTGCTGAACCGGGCCCGCGACACCGCCACCCGACTGGGCAGGCACAGCGTGCTGCCGCGGCTGGACCTGGCGGAATCGGCGCACCGCATCGCCGTGGGCGATCACCAGGCGGCCGCGGTGCTGTTGAAGCGGGCGCTCACGGAGTTCACCCACTATGGACTCCAACTGGAGCGGGGCCGGACACTGCTGGCCACCGCGTCGCTGGAACGCCGCCGCCGCAAACGCGCCCGCGCCCGGGAGCTGCTGACCGAGGCCGCGACCCTGTTCGCCGAATGCCAGGCCACCCCGTGGCGACGGCAGGCCGAGACGGCTCGCGCGCAGCTGGAGCACCAGCGGCATGGGGCGCCGGACGAGATCGCGGCGCTGACGGCGGGTGAGAGCCGGGTGGTGCGGCTGGTGGCCGAGGGGGCGACCAACCGGCAGGTGGCCTCGACGCTGGACGTCAGCGTCAAGACCGTCGAGGCGAGCCTGACGCGGATCTACCGCAAGCTGGGCATCCAGACCCGCACCCAACTGGCCGGGTACCGACGGCCCGACGAGCCCGGGGCGTGA
- a CDS encoding ClpP family protease, which translates to MSQYTIPTVVEKTAGGERAFDIYSRLLSDRIIFIGTEIDDGVANVVMAQLLHLESVSPDLQIGLYINSPGGSFSALTAIYDTMEFIRPDIATTCMGHASSAAAVLLAAGTPGKRSMLRHAKVMLHQPSSQAQGTLPDLAIQAKEVAKVRAEMDEILSHHTGHPVAKIREDTDRNKTFSAQEAVEYGLVDQIITSRKASPVKALVAA; encoded by the coding sequence ATGAGCCAGTACACGATCCCCACCGTGGTGGAGAAGACCGCGGGCGGCGAACGCGCCTTCGACATCTACTCACGACTGCTGTCGGACCGGATCATCTTCATCGGCACCGAGATCGACGACGGTGTCGCCAACGTGGTGATGGCCCAACTGCTGCACCTGGAATCAGTGTCGCCGGACCTGCAGATCGGCCTGTACATCAACTCGCCCGGCGGCAGCTTCAGCGCGCTCACCGCGATCTACGACACCATGGAGTTCATCCGGCCCGACATCGCGACCACCTGCATGGGCCACGCCTCGTCCGCGGCGGCGGTGCTGCTGGCGGCGGGCACGCCGGGCAAACGCTCGATGCTGCGGCACGCCAAGGTGATGCTGCACCAGCCGTCCAGCCAGGCCCAGGGAACCCTGCCGGACCTGGCGATCCAGGCCAAGGAGGTGGCGAAGGTGCGGGCGGAGATGGACGAGATCCTCAGCCACCACACCGGACACCCGGTGGCGAAGATCCGCGAGGACACTGATCGCAACAAGACCTTCAGCGCCCAGGAGGCTGTCGAGTATGGACTGGTGGACCAGATCATCACCAGTCGCAAGGCGAGCCCGGTGAAGGCCCTCGTGGCGGCGTGA
- a CDS encoding glycerophosphodiester phosphodiesterase family protein gives MIRSVRHVTGRAVTRGCLVPLVVTALASPGVAWGADFEDNPWLEQRVMDMAHSGGEIEAPTNTMYAFKRAVGLGADMIELDVQSTADDELVVLHNATVDDTTNGSGEVADLSTDEMRALDAAHNFVPGTGTAPGRPEEDYPLRGVRTGQIPPPDGYTADDFAIPTLAEVFATFPEVPINIEIKGRADTDLLSFRHNAKLLAAFLEDSGRTDVIVTSFNDAALATFHHRAPEVPLAPGMAGIAAYFFAGVKPQPGTVALQIPVTFNGIRVATPAFIERAHRDGYAVHIWFSGSAPETEATYNELIDACADALMPARPSLLEEILDERGIVRPGRPGIDPCFESGAPG, from the coding sequence GTGATTCGATCCGTACGTCACGTCACCGGCCGGGCCGTGACCCGCGGCTGCCTGGTCCCGCTCGTCGTCACCGCGCTGGCTTCGCCCGGCGTCGCGTGGGGCGCCGACTTCGAGGACAACCCGTGGCTGGAGCAGCGGGTCATGGACATGGCCCACTCCGGCGGCGAGATCGAAGCACCCACCAACACCATGTACGCCTTCAAACGCGCGGTCGGGCTCGGCGCCGACATGATCGAGTTGGACGTACAGTCCACAGCGGACGACGAACTCGTCGTGCTGCACAACGCGACCGTCGACGACACCACCAATGGCTCCGGCGAGGTCGCGGACCTGAGCACCGACGAGATGCGCGCCCTGGACGCCGCCCACAACTTCGTCCCCGGCACCGGAACCGCACCGGGACGACCCGAGGAGGACTACCCGCTGCGGGGCGTGCGCACCGGCCAGATCCCACCGCCCGACGGCTACACCGCCGACGACTTCGCGATCCCCACCCTCGCCGAGGTCTTCGCGACCTTCCCCGAAGTTCCCATCAACATCGAGATCAAGGGCCGAGCCGACACCGACCTGCTGTCGTTCCGCCACAACGCGAAACTGCTCGCCGCGTTCCTCGAGGACTCCGGGCGCACCGACGTCATCGTGACCTCCTTCAACGACGCCGCCCTGGCCACGTTCCACCATCGAGCCCCCGAAGTGCCGCTGGCACCGGGGATGGCGGGCATCGCGGCCTACTTCTTCGCGGGCGTCAAACCCCAGCCCGGCACGGTCGCGCTGCAGATCCCGGTGACGTTCAACGGCATCCGGGTGGCCACCCCGGCCTTCATCGAACGCGCCCACCGCGACGGTTACGCCGTCCACATCTGGTTCTCCGGCTCCGCGCCCGAAACCGAGGCCACCTACAACGAACTCATCGACGCCTGCGCCGACGCGCTCATGCCCGCGCGACCGTCGCTGCTGGAGGAGATCCTCGACGAACGCGGCATCGTCCGCCCCGGCCGCCCCGGCATCGATCCCTGTTTCGAGTCCGGGGCGCCCGGGTAG
- a CDS encoding S8 family serine peptidase produces the protein MKLPPARRLLVAVGTVTAITATTVLAGAPAAHAAEAEIVNSDASGVIEDRYIAVLRDSAVKATQKSVDAKAETLADKYHGEIDRTYHATIRGFATTMDESDAKRLAADPVVDYVETVREVKLAEDQTNPPSWGLDRVDQNNLPLDKKFSYPTQAGDGVTVYVLDTGVRLSHQTFGGRAKSGYDFIDNDANASDCHGHGTHVAGTTAGSQYGLAKKADVVSVRVLDCQGFGDNALIADGIDWVTEHAVKPAVANMSLGDTQPSPVMEDAVQRSIDAGIQYSLAAGNNSGDACSFSPARLPAAVTVGSTAESDGRSSFSNYGRCLDLFAPGSNIVSSANSGDSGQATMSGTSMAAPHVAGAIALYLGQNPNATPQQVRDAIVTNGTAGKVTNPGSGSPNVLLYSGFINEPPAEHDFSIAADPGSATVEPGQSAKTTVSTKVTKGQAQQLKLSATGLPSGAQASFDPAAIASGESSQLSIATSSGTPKGSYPVTITAEGTEATRTASFTLQVGADGGNKQPIADFTSNCFAGIGYCFFDGNGSSDPDGSVASYKWNFGDGTTGTGAAPFHRYSPGTYKVTLTVTDNKGATGSVTKTVTV, from the coding sequence ATGAAGCTCCCACCCGCCCGGCGCCTCCTGGTGGCCGTCGGCACGGTCACGGCCATCACGGCCACCACCGTGCTCGCCGGCGCCCCGGCCGCGCACGCGGCCGAAGCCGAGATCGTCAACAGCGACGCATCCGGCGTCATCGAGGACCGCTACATCGCGGTCCTGCGCGACAGCGCGGTCAAAGCCACCCAGAAGTCGGTCGACGCCAAGGCCGAAACGCTCGCCGACAAGTACCACGGTGAGATCGACCGCACCTACCACGCCACCATCCGCGGTTTCGCCACCACCATGGACGAATCCGACGCGAAGCGGCTGGCGGCCGACCCGGTCGTCGACTACGTCGAGACCGTCCGCGAGGTCAAACTGGCCGAGGACCAGACCAACCCGCCCAGCTGGGGTCTGGACCGCGTCGACCAGAACAACCTGCCGCTGGACAAGAAGTTCAGCTACCCGACCCAGGCCGGAGACGGCGTCACGGTCTACGTCCTCGACACCGGGGTTCGACTGAGCCACCAGACTTTCGGCGGCCGCGCGAAGTCGGGCTACGACTTCATCGACAACGACGCCAACGCCTCCGACTGCCACGGACACGGCACCCACGTCGCCGGAACGACCGCCGGAAGCCAGTATGGTCTCGCCAAGAAGGCCGACGTCGTGTCGGTACGGGTCCTCGACTGCCAGGGCTTCGGCGACAACGCCCTCATCGCCGACGGCATCGACTGGGTCACCGAGCACGCCGTCAAACCGGCGGTCGCCAACATGAGCCTCGGTGACACCCAGCCCAGCCCGGTCATGGAGGACGCCGTGCAGCGTTCCATCGACGCCGGGATCCAGTACTCGCTGGCGGCCGGGAACAACAGCGGCGACGCCTGCAGTTTCTCCCCGGCGCGGCTGCCCGCGGCCGTGACCGTCGGATCAACCGCTGAATCCGACGGCCGCAGCTCGTTCAGCAACTACGGCCGCTGCCTCGACCTGTTCGCGCCCGGCTCGAACATCGTGTCCTCGGCCAACTCCGGCGACTCCGGCCAGGCCACCATGAGCGGCACCTCGATGGCCGCGCCACACGTGGCCGGGGCGATCGCGCTCTACCTGGGACAGAACCCGAACGCGACCCCGCAACAGGTTCGCGACGCCATCGTCACCAACGGCACCGCCGGAAAGGTCACCAACCCGGGCTCGGGTTCGCCGAATGTCCTGCTGTACAGCGGTTTCATCAACGAACCACCCGCCGAGCACGACTTCAGCATCGCCGCCGACCCCGGCTCGGCGACCGTCGAACCCGGACAGTCGGCCAAGACCACGGTGTCCACGAAGGTCACCAAGGGACAGGCCCAGCAGCTGAAACTCTCCGCCACCGGACTGCCGTCCGGCGCCCAGGCCAGCTTCGACCCGGCCGCCATCGCCTCCGGCGAGAGCTCACAACTGTCGATCGCGACCTCGTCCGGCACCCCCAAGGGCTCGTACCCGGTGACCATCACCGCCGAAGGCACCGAAGCCACCCGCACCGCGAGCTTCACGCTCCAGGTAGGAGCCGACGGCGGCAACAAACAACCGATCGCCGACTTCACCTCGAACTGCTTCGCCGGTATCGGCTACTGCTTCTTCGACGGCAACGGCTCCTCCGACCCGGACGGCTCCGTCGCCAGCTACAAGTGGAACTTCGGTGACGGCACCACCGGCACCGGAGCCGCACCCTTCCACCGCTACTCACCCGGAACCTACAAGGTGACCCTCACGGTCACCGACAACAAGGGAGCGACCGGATCGGTCACCAAGACCGTCACAGTCTGA
- a CDS encoding ATP-dependent Clp protease proteolytic subunit — MGPETRRRPMPSATETPPIGTADDQLSARLLRQRIIVLGTEVDDQVANRLCAQLLLLSAENSRDDISLYINSPGGSVSAGMAIYDTMRLIPNDVRTVAMGLAASMGQVLLCAGTAGKRYSLPNSHVLLHQGSAGFGGTAADVEIYAGHLERVSARMTELVARHTGQPVEKVEKDSLRDRWFDAAEALEYGFIDHIVERMDDVSPLAGTTTEGQ, encoded by the coding sequence ATCGGACCCGAGACGAGGAGGAGACCCATGCCAAGCGCCACCGAGACCCCACCGATCGGGACGGCCGACGACCAGCTGAGCGCCCGCCTGCTGCGGCAGCGCATCATCGTACTCGGCACCGAAGTGGACGATCAGGTCGCCAACCGGCTGTGCGCCCAACTGCTGCTGCTGTCGGCCGAGAACTCGCGCGACGACATCAGCCTCTACATCAACTCACCCGGTGGCTCCGTCAGCGCCGGAATGGCCATCTACGACACGATGCGACTGATCCCCAACGACGTCCGCACCGTCGCGATGGGACTGGCCGCGAGTATGGGCCAGGTGCTGCTGTGCGCCGGAACCGCCGGGAAGCGTTACAGCCTGCCCAACTCGCATGTGTTGCTGCACCAGGGTTCGGCGGGCTTCGGCGGCACCGCGGCCGACGTCGAGATCTACGCCGGGCACCTGGAACGCGTGAGCGCCAGGATGACCGAACTCGTCGCCCGCCACACCGGACAGCCGGTCGAGAAGGTCGAGAAGGACAGCCTGCGCGACCGCTGGTTCGACGCGGCCGAAGCCCTCGAATACGGGTTCATCGACCACATCGTGGAGCGGATGGACGACGTCAGCCCCCTGGCCGGAACCACGACGGAAGGACAGTGA
- a CDS encoding FadR/GntR family transcriptional regulator — MPDALRPMSRRRLYEQVLDRLRDYGTEAGLKAGDRLPPERELAQRLGVSRASVKQAIVVLEVQGLVEVRHGGGTYLLTDRLDTEPVDSLVERRGRLPDVLDAREALETRLAALAAERRTDADLTAIEQALEFMAAEIDNGEYGVEGDRRFHASVTAAAHSPLLAQFMKSIAEKITESRNESLRQPGRPRKSLAQHHRILDAIAEQAPGKAAEAMRRHVRTVAKVRLLDWDPDSAE; from the coding sequence ATGCCCGATGCGTTGCGCCCCATGTCTCGTCGACGCCTGTACGAACAGGTCCTCGACCGGCTGCGCGACTACGGCACCGAGGCTGGGCTGAAGGCCGGTGACCGGCTGCCGCCCGAACGCGAACTCGCGCAACGACTCGGCGTCAGCCGCGCCTCCGTCAAACAGGCCATCGTGGTGTTGGAGGTGCAGGGCCTCGTCGAGGTCCGCCACGGCGGCGGAACCTACCTGCTCACCGACCGGCTCGACACCGAACCCGTCGACAGTCTCGTGGAACGCCGGGGCCGCCTGCCCGACGTGCTCGACGCCCGCGAGGCCCTGGAGACCCGGCTGGCCGCGCTGGCCGCCGAACGCCGCACCGACGCCGACCTGACCGCGATCGAGCAGGCCCTGGAGTTCATGGCCGCCGAGATCGACAACGGCGAATACGGCGTCGAGGGGGACCGTCGCTTCCACGCCTCGGTGACCGCCGCCGCGCACAGCCCGCTGCTGGCGCAGTTCATGAAGTCGATAGCCGAGAAGATCACCGAGAGCCGCAACGAGTCGCTGCGCCAGCCCGGCCGTCCCCGCAAGTCACTGGCCCAGCACCACCGCATCCTGGACGCCATCGCCGAACAGGCACCCGGCAAGGCCGCCGAGGCGATGCGCCGCCACGTCCGCACCGTCGCCAAGGTGCGGCTGCTCGACTGGGACCCCGACAGCGCCGAGTGA
- a CDS encoding lanthionine synthetase LanC family protein produces the protein MNETRTPEELGRGGLDWLLTTARQTDDGLAWPVQPSADNVDHMLYWGTPGIVVAMLEGQRHFGDDRYGDAAARGATAMAAAITDCEGSSLYTGTTGLAVTLHAVGEQLGDDEYTAAATRALKLTRSRFDGTRWGELFELLLGNAGIALGAKYCGDLDLAVDALEPYLRTAEPTEHGVQWEHRPGAESRMHHFSHGTLGIAHALAEIGAAANRPDFTELALAGVADVVARDEAGPDGFLVPHSDPWDDTRQASRYNYGWCHGPAGDAHVFRLLRDLTGDPQWTALADRCWHTITHSGLPRRTRPGFWDNNGRCCGTASVLALANDRLVERDDDPAFAQVLVDDLAQRATVTDTGVCWSNVEHSADPSELEPQTGWAMGNAGIVRELLRYSRIRSGGQSGYAVGLPDQPAART, from the coding sequence GTGAACGAGACACGGACCCCGGAAGAACTCGGACGCGGCGGCCTGGACTGGCTGCTGACCACCGCCCGCCAGACCGACGACGGACTGGCCTGGCCGGTACAGCCGTCCGCCGACAACGTCGACCACATGCTCTACTGGGGCACCCCCGGCATCGTCGTGGCGATGCTGGAAGGCCAGCGGCACTTCGGCGACGACCGCTACGGCGACGCGGCGGCGCGCGGCGCCACGGCGATGGCCGCCGCGATCACCGACTGCGAGGGCAGTTCGCTGTACACCGGCACCACCGGTCTGGCCGTGACCCTGCACGCGGTCGGTGAACAACTCGGCGACGACGAGTACACGGCCGCCGCGACCCGGGCGCTGAAACTGACCCGGTCCCGCTTCGACGGCACCCGCTGGGGCGAACTGTTCGAACTGCTGCTCGGCAACGCCGGGATCGCGTTGGGCGCCAAGTACTGCGGCGACCTCGACCTCGCCGTGGACGCGCTGGAGCCCTACCTGCGCACCGCCGAGCCCACCGAACACGGCGTCCAATGGGAACACCGTCCCGGCGCCGAGTCCCGCATGCACCACTTCTCGCACGGGACCCTCGGCATCGCCCACGCGCTGGCCGAGATCGGCGCGGCCGCGAACCGGCCCGACTTCACCGAACTGGCGCTGGCGGGCGTCGCCGACGTCGTGGCCCGCGACGAGGCCGGACCCGACGGATTCCTGGTGCCCCACTCCGATCCGTGGGACGACACCCGACAGGCCAGCCGCTACAACTACGGCTGGTGCCACGGCCCCGCCGGGGACGCCCACGTGTTCCGGCTGCTGCGCGACCTCACCGGCGACCCCCAGTGGACGGCGTTGGCCGACCGGTGCTGGCACACCATCACCCACTCCGGACTGCCGCGACGGACGCGGCCCGGCTTCTGGGACAACAACGGCCGCTGCTGCGGCACCGCCAGCGTCCTGGCCCTGGCCAACGACCGGCTCGTCGAACGCGACGACGACCCCGCCTTCGCGCAAGTACTCGTCGACGACCTCGCCCAGCGCGCCACCGTCACCGACACGGGGGTGTGCTGGTCGAACGTGGAACACAGCGCCGACCCCAGCGAACTGGAACCCCAGACCGGCTGGGCGATGGGCAACGCCGGAATCGTCCGGGAACTGTTGCGGTACAGCCGAATCCGCTCCGGTGGCCAGTCCGGCTACGCCGTCGGCCTCCCCGACCAGCCCGCCGCCCGAACCTGA
- a CDS encoding helix-turn-helix domain-containing protein, with protein sequence MDVNAIPHTPRPLLRTILGGVLRGIRRHQGRTLSDVADAARVSMQYLSELERGRKEASSEILAAVCEALRVELSDVLAEVGRVMMAQRVRHASISVARQTAATRASSPQAYALAA encoded by the coding sequence ATGGACGTGAACGCGATCCCGCACACCCCCAGGCCGCTGCTGCGCACCATCCTCGGCGGCGTGCTGCGCGGCATCCGGCGCCACCAGGGACGCACACTGTCCGATGTGGCCGACGCCGCGCGGGTCTCGATGCAGTACCTGTCGGAGCTGGAGCGCGGCCGCAAGGAGGCCTCGTCCGAGATCCTGGCCGCCGTCTGCGAGGCGCTGCGCGTGGAGCTGTCGGACGTGCTGGCCGAGGTCGGACGGGTCATGATGGCGCAGCGGGTCCGGCACGCCAGCATTTCGGTGGCGCGGCAGACCGCTGCGACGCGCGCTTCGAGCCCGCAGGCTTACGCGCTGGCCGCCTGA